The following proteins are encoded in a genomic region of Tenacibaculum sp. 190524A05c:
- the mutL gene encoding DNA mismatch repair endonuclease MutL has product MSDIIQLLPDHVANQIAAGEVVQRPASVVKELLENAIDAGATSITLLLKDAGKTLVQVIDNGKGMSTTDARLCFERHATSKIKNAEDLFNLNTKGFRGEALASIAAIAHVELKTKQENEELGTCIKIEGSNVVSQDVTSTPKGTSLAVKNLFYNIPARRNFLKSDTVETRHIIDEFQRVALAHPNIAFVLHHNNNEVYNLKSSNLKKRIVSIFGNKTNEKLVPVDEHTDIISIKGFVAKPEFAKKKRGEQFFFVNDRFIKSSYLNHAVNSAFEGLLEQGSHPTYFIYFEVPPNTIDINIHPTKTEVKFDNEKALYAIIRATVKHSLGQYNVAPVLDFNRDATLDTPYDFKNKSSVSTPKIIVDPTFNPFKNETLDKNPVQTERLRTSSTKTYQSNFKKDTGSWESLYANLNTESFSSTNTQEELFESEKETETGKTFQVQKKYILSTIKSGVVLIHQTLAHQRVLYEEYLEHITVKEANSQQLLFPINISFSTTDIEMITGMKADLESAGFVFNEITKDTVVIGGIPTSISESQITLILEQLLDDIKLEVPDASFSHFDVMAKSFAKSLAIKTGTVLSGKEQETLVNNLFSCKEPSVSPLGKPTFKTLTLQEIDTIFSK; this is encoded by the coding sequence ATGTCAGATATTATTCAATTACTTCCAGACCATGTTGCTAATCAAATAGCAGCTGGTGAAGTTGTTCAACGCCCTGCATCAGTTGTTAAGGAATTATTAGAAAATGCTATAGATGCTGGAGCTACTTCCATTACATTATTATTAAAAGATGCTGGAAAAACATTAGTCCAAGTAATTGACAATGGAAAAGGAATGAGCACTACAGATGCTCGTTTATGTTTTGAACGACATGCAACTTCTAAAATTAAAAATGCTGAGGATTTATTTAATTTAAATACGAAAGGATTTAGAGGCGAAGCATTGGCATCAATTGCTGCAATTGCTCATGTTGAATTGAAAACTAAACAAGAAAATGAAGAGTTAGGTACTTGTATTAAAATTGAAGGAAGTAATGTGGTTTCTCAAGATGTCACCTCTACTCCCAAAGGAACGAGTTTAGCTGTTAAAAATCTGTTTTACAATATACCAGCCCGCAGAAACTTTTTAAAATCGGATACGGTTGAAACTAGGCATATCATTGATGAATTTCAACGCGTTGCTTTGGCACATCCGAATATTGCCTTTGTATTACATCATAATAATAATGAGGTTTACAACTTAAAAAGCAGTAACCTAAAAAAGCGAATAGTTTCTATTTTTGGTAATAAGACTAATGAAAAATTAGTTCCTGTTGATGAACATACCGATATCATTTCAATTAAAGGATTTGTTGCAAAACCTGAGTTCGCTAAAAAGAAAAGAGGAGAACAATTCTTTTTTGTTAATGATAGATTCATTAAAAGTTCATATTTAAATCATGCGGTAAATAGTGCTTTTGAAGGATTGTTGGAACAAGGATCTCATCCAACATATTTCATTTATTTCGAAGTTCCACCAAATACTATCGATATCAATATCCACCCAACAAAAACTGAGGTGAAATTTGATAATGAGAAAGCGTTGTATGCAATTATTAGAGCAACAGTAAAACATAGTTTAGGTCAGTATAACGTGGCACCTGTTTTAGATTTCAATAGAGATGCAACTTTGGATACACCTTATGATTTTAAAAATAAATCTAGTGTATCGACACCTAAAATTATTGTTGACCCGACATTTAATCCGTTTAAAAACGAAACCTTAGATAAGAATCCAGTTCAAACCGAAAGACTAAGAACTAGTTCTACTAAAACTTATCAAAGTAATTTTAAAAAGGACACTGGAAGCTGGGAGTCTTTATATGCGAATTTAAATACAGAATCATTCAGCTCTACAAATACGCAAGAGGAGTTATTTGAGAGTGAAAAAGAGACGGAAACAGGAAAAACTTTTCAGGTTCAGAAAAAATATATTTTAAGCACAATCAAATCAGGAGTTGTGTTAATTCATCAGACTTTAGCACATCAACGTGTATTGTATGAAGAATATTTAGAACATATTACCGTTAAAGAAGCTAACAGCCAGCAATTATTGTTTCCTATTAATATTTCATTTTCAACAACAGATATTGAAATGATTACAGGAATGAAAGCGGATTTAGAAAGTGCCGGTTTTGTGTTTAATGAAATTACAAAGGATACAGTTGTTATTGGAGGTATTCCAACTTCTATTTCTGAAAGTCAAATTACCTTGATTTTAGAACAATTATTAGACGATATAAAGTTAGAAGTGCCTGATGCAAGTTTTAGTCATTTTGATGTAATGGCAAAATCATTTGCAAAATCGTTAGCCATAAAAACAGGAACGGTATTATCTGGAAAAGAACAAGAAACCTTAGTGAATAATTTATTTTCATGTAAAGAACCTAGTGTTTCTCCCCTTGGAAAACCAACATTTAAAACCTTAACTTTACAAGAAATTGATACTATTTTTAGTAAGTAA
- a CDS encoding rhomboid family intramembrane serine protease — MNRLTTAIKHLIIINVILFFVPKLMGMDLTRILALYFPKNEYFGFWQYVSHMFMHGSEFHILFNMYGLWAFGTPLEQMWGKNKFLFFYFSAGIGAGLIYSLVNYYQFNGFYEQLINSGLTVTDIQSILDTGKYNADIIQLTNKEMSEFYSLYHTPAVGASGAVYGILVAFGLAFPNAKLALIFLPVPIAAKYFIPLMIFGDLFFGVTKYSIGNVAHFAHVGGALIGFIIAWYWKKNQFKIR; from the coding sequence ATGAATAGACTAACTACAGCTATAAAACACCTTATTATAATCAATGTGATTTTGTTTTTCGTTCCCAAATTAATGGGAATGGATTTAACAAGAATACTTGCATTATACTTCCCAAAAAACGAATATTTCGGATTTTGGCAATATGTATCGCACATGTTCATGCATGGAAGCGAATTCCATATTTTATTTAATATGTATGGTTTATGGGCTTTTGGAACACCTTTAGAGCAAATGTGGGGTAAGAATAAGTTTTTATTCTTCTATTTTTCTGCGGGAATTGGAGCTGGGTTAATTTATAGCTTAGTTAACTACTATCAATTTAACGGTTTCTATGAGCAATTAATAAATTCTGGATTAACTGTGACCGATATCCAAAGCATATTGGATACAGGGAAATATAACGCCGATATTATACAATTGACAAATAAAGAAATGAGTGAATTTTACTCACTCTATCATACCCCAGCTGTCGGAGCTTCGGGTGCAGTATATGGTATTTTAGTTGCATTTGGATTAGCATTCCCGAATGCGAAATTAGCCTTGATATTTTTACCGGTACCAATTGCCGCAAAATATTTTATACCATTAATGATTTTTGGTGATTTATTCTTTGGAGTTACAAAATACTCAATTGGAAATGTAGCACACTTCGCTCACGTTGGTGGAGCATTAATTGGCTTTATTATTGCTTGGTATTGGAAGAAAAATCAATTCAAAATAAGATAA